A portion of the Chryseobacterium tructae genome contains these proteins:
- a CDS encoding nuclear transport factor 2 family protein produces MKKLIAVHTLILLLFGFTIVSAQSNKTFEKERSEIGSMLDAFNVAAAKADYMGYFNFFADESTFIGTDATEVWNKKEFMVWAKPHFDKKKTWNFTALKRNIHFSKDGKLAWFDELLDTQMKICRGSGVVEKINGQWKVKQYVLSMTVPNDVVDKVVAEKTALEDVLIKELKTK; encoded by the coding sequence ATGAAAAAATTAATAGCTGTTCATACATTGATCCTCCTTCTATTTGGATTTACAATCGTTTCAGCACAATCAAATAAAACATTTGAAAAAGAAAGATCAGAGATCGGTTCCATGCTTGATGCTTTTAATGTAGCTGCGGCAAAAGCTGATTATATGGGCTATTTCAATTTTTTTGCTGACGAGTCTACCTTTATCGGAACAGATGCCACAGAAGTCTGGAATAAAAAAGAGTTCATGGTTTGGGCAAAACCTCATTTTGATAAAAAGAAAACTTGGAATTTTACCGCATTGAAAAGAAATATCCATTTCAGTAAAGATGGAAAGTTAGCCTGGTTTGATGAGCTATTAGATACCCAAATGAAGATCTGCCGTGGTTCTGGAGTAGTAGAAAAGATTAATGGACAATGGAAAGTGAAACAATATGTCCTTTCTATGACGGTTCCCAATGATGTTGTAGATAAAGTGGTAGCTGAAAAAACAGCTCTTGAAGATGTTTTGATTAAAGAATTAAAAACAAAATAA
- a CDS encoding sterol desaturase family protein, protein MDIIMKGFSMLVMMFFYYHRIFDWEVGIWYWIAVFLAQDLAYYVHHYVDHHSRVFWAVHITHHNSDYFNITTGFRSPVFQPLYRYLFFSPLALIGFHPLHVMVAYSAIQIYGTFVHTQSIKSMGFLEYILVTPSHHRVHHACNIKYLDRNMGMGLIIWDKIFGTFEKEDPEVPVKYGIYPKMKSKDPATVLFYEWRRIGKDLKQPGLSFKDRLKYLFYSPGWRHDGTGKTVKQFQREYKEKIKNRPLPAQPEQAEAMETKEPEYTPN, encoded by the coding sequence TTGGATATCATTATGAAAGGTTTCTCCATGCTTGTTATGATGTTCTTTTACTATCATCGTATTTTTGATTGGGAAGTTGGGATATGGTATTGGATTGCAGTATTCTTGGCTCAGGATCTGGCCTACTACGTCCACCATTATGTAGATCATCATTCCCGTGTCTTCTGGGCAGTACATATTACCCATCATAATTCTGATTATTTCAATATTACCACGGGATTCAGAAGCCCTGTATTTCAGCCCTTGTACAGGTATTTATTCTTCTCTCCACTGGCGTTAATAGGATTCCATCCGCTGCATGTTATGGTAGCTTATTCTGCTATTCAGATTTATGGAACTTTTGTACATACACAATCCATCAAAAGCATGGGCTTTCTTGAATACATTCTGGTAACGCCTTCTCATCACCGTGTGCATCATGCTTGTAACATCAAATACCTGGATCGCAATATGGGAATGGGATTGATTATCTGGGATAAAATTTTCGGTACTTTTGAAAAAGAAGATCCTGAAGTACCTGTTAAGTATGGTATTTATCCTAAAATGAAATCCAAAGATCCAGCTACCGTTCTATTTTACGAATGGAGAAGAATAGGAAAAGACTTGAAACAACCAGGACTTTCTTTCAAAGATCGTTTGAAATACCTCTTTTATTCACCAGGATGGAGACATGATGGCACTGGCAAAACAGTGAAACAATTCCAGAGAGAATACAAAGAAAAGATAAAAAATAGACCTTTACCAGCTCAGCCTGAGCAAGCGGAAGCGATGGAAACAAAGGAACCGGAATATACTCCGAATTAG
- a CDS encoding NADPH-dependent FMN reductase — translation MKILAIAGSNSEVSMNKQLVGYASTLFDKAEVEVIDLNPFEMPIYKHERELAGGVPQEAHDFAAKIDGADVLLVSLGEHNGTYSTAFKNVFDWVSRIKDRTVWNEVPMLLMSTSPGGRGGAGVLEAASKRFPFHGGNVVETFSLPFFNDNFDKAEQKISNAEKDSELKEKVKKIAAIETILEK, via the coding sequence ATGAAAATCTTAGCAATAGCAGGAAGTAACTCAGAAGTTTCAATGAACAAGCAGTTGGTAGGCTACGCATCAACATTATTTGATAAAGCAGAAGTAGAAGTGATTGATTTGAATCCTTTCGAAATGCCAATCTATAAGCATGAAAGAGAATTAGCAGGTGGAGTTCCTCAGGAAGCGCATGATTTTGCTGCTAAAATTGATGGTGCAGATGTACTATTGGTTTCTTTAGGAGAACACAATGGAACATACTCTACAGCATTCAAAAATGTGTTCGACTGGGTATCTAGAATCAAAGACAGAACCGTTTGGAATGAAGTGCCAATGCTATTGATGTCTACATCACCTGGAGGTAGAGGTGGAGCAGGAGTTTTGGAAGCAGCATCCAAGCGTTTCCCTTTCCACGGGGGAAATGTGGTAGAAACTTTCTCACTTCCTTTCTTCAATGATAACTTTGATAAAGCTGAACAAAAAATTTCTAACGCTGAGAAAGACAGTGAATTAAAGGAAAAAGTAAAGAAGATTGCGGCTATTGAAACCATCCTTGAAAAATAG
- a CDS encoding MFS transporter: protein MAGKMKPELSLTQIINMSMGFLGIQMAFGLQNGNASRILANLGADVHELSWFWLVAPITGLIVQPIIGHMGDNTWSPLGRRKPYFLIGAILCAIGLVLLPNAASVTQMFAANALLLAVIFLAMMDASVNVAMEPFRALVGDMLPKHQGTIGFSVQTILIGFGAVLGSYLPDWLTKLGVSNVAPKGFVADNVIYSFYVGAVLLIISILYTIITTKEYSPEEFAAFEDGKEIEHEKSKFSDIFKDFAGIPTQMKNLGIVQFFSWFALFTMWVFTTSALATHHLGLSPEDTHSKAFNDAGDLTGKLFGMYNLWAIPFAFLLTPIAKWIGKKQTHALALLCGGLGLISMYFIKEVDNLWISMIGLGFAWASILAMPYAMLIEVIPQRKMGVYMGIFNFFIVIPQIINGLFGGPIVSGIFGKQAMDYVVVGGVCMLIGAVVTMIFVKSEDETPKEIEDEIKQVHF, encoded by the coding sequence ATGGCTGGAAAAATGAAACCGGAACTTTCACTTACTCAGATTATCAATATGAGTATGGGATTCCTTGGGATCCAAATGGCATTCGGATTACAAAATGGAAATGCAAGCCGTATTCTTGCCAATTTAGGTGCGGATGTTCACGAATTATCATGGTTTTGGTTGGTAGCACCCATCACAGGGTTAATTGTTCAGCCTATTATCGGTCACATGGGTGACAATACCTGGAGCCCGTTAGGAAGAAGAAAACCTTATTTCCTGATTGGAGCTATTTTGTGTGCCATAGGGCTGGTTTTGCTTCCTAATGCGGCTTCTGTAACGCAGATGTTCGCAGCCAATGCATTATTGCTGGCGGTGATTTTCCTCGCGATGATGGATGCTTCCGTGAATGTGGCGATGGAGCCTTTCAGAGCTTTAGTAGGAGATATGCTTCCTAAGCATCAGGGAACAATCGGGTTTTCGGTACAAACTATTCTCATTGGATTTGGAGCTGTACTTGGTTCTTATTTACCGGATTGGTTAACGAAATTGGGAGTTTCCAATGTAGCTCCTAAAGGTTTCGTTGCAGATAATGTGATCTATTCTTTTTATGTAGGCGCAGTATTGCTGATTATATCCATTTTATATACCATTATTACTACTAAAGAGTATTCTCCGGAAGAATTTGCAGCGTTTGAAGATGGTAAAGAAATAGAACATGAAAAATCTAAATTTTCAGATATTTTCAAAGACTTTGCTGGCATCCCTACCCAAATGAAAAATCTGGGAATTGTTCAGTTTTTCTCATGGTTTGCATTATTTACCATGTGGGTATTTACCACGAGTGCCTTAGCGACCCATCATTTAGGGCTTTCTCCTGAAGACACCCATTCAAAAGCGTTCAATGATGCTGGGGATTTAACAGGTAAACTCTTTGGAATGTATAATCTTTGGGCAATTCCGTTTGCTTTTTTACTAACACCTATTGCGAAATGGATTGGTAAAAAACAAACCCATGCTTTAGCGCTGTTATGTGGTGGATTAGGATTGATTTCCATGTACTTCATCAAGGAAGTTGATAACTTATGGATTTCAATGATCGGATTAGGATTTGCGTGGGCAAGTATCCTCGCAATGCCTTACGCCATGTTAATTGAAGTGATCCCTCAAAGAAAGATGGGAGTTTATATGGGAATATTCAATTTCTTTATTGTCATCCCACAGATTATTAATGGTTTGTTTGGTGGACCTATTGTGAGCGGTATTTTTGGTAAACAGGCTATGGATTATGTAGTTGTTGGGGGTGTTTGTATGTTAATCGGTGCTGTAGTAACCATGATCTTCGTTAAATCTGAAGATGAAACCCCTAAAGAGATCGAAGACGAAATCAAGCAGGTACATTTTTAA
- a CDS encoding GMC oxidoreductase, whose protein sequence is MYDIIIIGTGAGGSTMAYKLADSGKKILILERGDYVPVEKENWSSIEVFQKNRYTTTDLWLDKHGKAFRPGMHYNVGGNTKFYGAALFRLREEDFQVIQHYDGVSPAWPIQYDDLKDYYLEAEKLFHVHGKRGADPTEPFDSEPYPHSALPHEPRIQEIFDELTNYGLHPFELPIGVNFEPHVTANAPYTLDRFDGFPDASERKGDAHLCALSKALEYSNVELMTNAKVVQLNTDGSGHRITEVIIEQGEGTKTLTADLIILSAGAINSAAILLESKSEQFPKGLANSSDQVGRNYMFHQNTALIALYTEPNPTKFGKTFGINDFYHAARGYEFPLGHIQMLGKSDENQIKADSPIPAPGFTFDLMAKHAVDFWLTSEDLPDPENRITVENGQIKISYTDNNQKGHEFLKAELIKALKASGKFESFLFKGYYFSKGMDIASPAHQNGTTRMGNNPETSVVDSYCKAHDLENLYIVDGGFFVSSGAVNPALTIIAMALRVGEYLKSQVLK, encoded by the coding sequence ATGTACGATATCATCATTATAGGAACCGGAGCAGGAGGATCTACTATGGCTTATAAATTAGCAGATAGTGGGAAAAAAATACTCATTCTGGAAAGAGGAGATTATGTTCCGGTAGAAAAAGAAAATTGGAGTTCTATAGAAGTCTTTCAGAAAAACAGGTATACAACAACTGATCTTTGGCTGGATAAACACGGGAAAGCCTTTCGACCGGGCATGCATTATAATGTGGGTGGGAATACTAAGTTTTATGGAGCCGCCTTATTTCGTTTAAGAGAAGAAGATTTTCAGGTAATTCAGCATTACGATGGCGTTTCACCTGCCTGGCCTATTCAATATGATGATTTAAAAGACTACTACTTGGAAGCGGAAAAACTTTTTCATGTGCATGGAAAAAGGGGAGCTGATCCTACAGAACCGTTTGATTCGGAGCCTTATCCTCACTCTGCATTACCACACGAACCAAGGATTCAGGAGATTTTTGATGAATTGACAAATTATGGATTGCATCCTTTTGAATTACCGATAGGAGTTAATTTTGAGCCTCATGTCACGGCTAATGCTCCTTATACATTAGATCGTTTTGATGGTTTTCCTGATGCTTCCGAAAGAAAAGGAGATGCACATCTTTGCGCATTGTCAAAAGCATTAGAATATTCCAATGTTGAATTGATGACGAACGCAAAAGTAGTACAACTCAATACGGATGGCTCAGGACATAGAATAACTGAGGTGATTATAGAGCAAGGTGAAGGAACAAAAACATTGACAGCAGATCTGATAATTCTTTCAGCGGGTGCTATCAATTCAGCTGCAATACTTTTGGAAAGTAAAAGCGAACAATTTCCTAAGGGGCTTGCCAATTCCTCAGATCAGGTAGGAAGAAATTATATGTTCCATCAAAATACAGCTTTGATTGCTTTATATACAGAACCCAATCCTACTAAATTTGGGAAAACATTCGGGATCAATGATTTTTACCATGCTGCCAGAGGATATGAATTTCCCTTAGGACATATCCAGATGCTCGGAAAGTCAGACGAGAACCAGATTAAAGCAGACAGTCCAATCCCGGCTCCCGGATTTACCTTTGATTTGATGGCGAAACATGCCGTTGATTTCTGGCTGACCTCAGAAGATTTACCGGATCCTGAAAACCGTATAACGGTCGAAAACGGACAAATTAAAATTAGTTACACGGATAATAACCAGAAAGGGCATGAATTCTTAAAGGCAGAATTAATCAAAGCTTTAAAAGCATCAGGGAAATTTGAAAGTTTCCTGTTTAAAGGATACTACTTCAGTAAAGGAATGGACATTGCTTCACCTGCCCATCAGAACGGAACAACAAGAATGGGAAATAACCCGGAAACCTCAGTAGTTGACTCTTATTGTAAAGCCCATGATCTGGAAAACTTGTACATCGTGGATGGTGGATTCTTTGTTTCCAGTGGTGCCGTAAACCCGGCACTTACAATTATTGCGATGGCATTAAGGGTGGGAGAGTATCTCAAAAGTCAGGTTCTAAAGTAA
- a CDS encoding SusF/SusE family outer membrane protein — MGAAGTLDASGSSGNIPVETAGYYKLTIDINSLSYTLVAIPNPTKAYTIVSMIGTASGDWNTDVDLQKSTFDPHIWLKKKVALNAGDLKFRADHDWGTNWGAAQEFFGVAEINGGNIPVKEDFNYDVYFNDITGEFSLIPVF; from the coding sequence ATGGGAGCAGCAGGAACATTGGACGCAAGTGGCTCTTCGGGAAATATTCCGGTAGAAACAGCAGGATATTATAAACTAACTATTGATATTAATTCGTTAAGCTACACATTAGTAGCAATACCTAATCCAACTAAAGCTTATACAATAGTCTCGATGATTGGAACAGCTTCAGGAGATTGGAATACAGATGTCGATTTACAAAAATCAACTTTTGATCCTCATATCTGGTTGAAAAAGAAAGTAGCATTAAATGCTGGAGACCTAAAGTTCAGAGCTGATCATGATTGGGGTACTAACTGGGGAGCTGCTCAAGAGTTTTTTGGAGTAGCAGAAATTAATGGTGGAAATATTCCTGTAAAAGAAGATTTTAATTATGATGTTTATTTTAATGACATCACAGGAGAGTTTTCATTAATTCCAGTATTTTAA
- a CDS encoding lipocalin family protein — protein MIKKTLFLSITAISLLACSNNDENNNTPEASIVGKWQPSKYMAYSGKDGSIITSESSDANVCDKKGSLDFVANGKLHQIAYSGNTETQCKIDLEATSDYTYDAVTKKVQVKHTDGTVEVNTLKKLNATELEAIQELTDVNGDGIKDEITAIYKRL, from the coding sequence ATGATCAAGAAAACTTTATTTTTAAGTATTACAGCGATAAGTCTATTAGCATGTAGTAATAACGACGAGAACAACAACACGCCAGAAGCAAGCATTGTCGGTAAATGGCAGCCTTCCAAATATATGGCTTACTCCGGAAAAGACGGCAGTATCATTACAAGTGAATCATCTGATGCAAATGTATGTGATAAAAAAGGATCTCTAGACTTTGTGGCTAATGGAAAACTGCATCAAATTGCCTATTCTGGAAATACAGAAACACAATGCAAAATTGATCTCGAGGCTACCTCGGACTATACCTATGATGCTGTTACTAAAAAAGTTCAGGTGAAACATACTGACGGAACCGTAGAGGTTAATACTTTAAAAAAACTGAATGCTACTGAATTAGAAGCTATTCAGGAACTCACAGATGTGAATGGAGACGGAATAAAAGATGAAATAACGGCCATCTACAAAAGATTATAA
- a CDS encoding pirin family protein, whose amino-acid sequence MKTIYHKADSRGHANHGWLNSYHTFSFANYQNTDRTNFGVLRVLNDDTVSQGMGFGTHPHRDMEIISIPLEGDLEHKDSMGTTAVIRKGEIQVMSAGTGVKHSEYNKNKDEEVKFLQIWVFPRELDVEPRYDQKSIKEGEKINGFQQILSPNKNDDGVWIHQDAWFNIANFKKGNGKNYMLNKKGNGVYAFVLKGSAKVGDRVLNERDGLGIWDTQSFNIEAVEDAEVLLMEVPMELPSYLK is encoded by the coding sequence ATGAAAACAATATATCATAAAGCAGATTCAAGAGGCCACGCCAATCATGGCTGGTTAAATTCTTACCATACATTCAGTTTTGCCAATTATCAAAACACAGACAGAACAAACTTTGGGGTGCTGAGAGTATTGAATGATGATACCGTTTCTCAGGGAATGGGATTTGGAACACATCCACACAGGGATATGGAAATTATTTCAATTCCTTTAGAGGGAGATTTAGAACATAAAGATTCGATGGGAACTACTGCGGTGATCCGAAAGGGAGAAATTCAGGTAATGAGTGCCGGAACCGGAGTAAAACACAGCGAATACAACAAAAATAAAGATGAAGAAGTAAAGTTCTTACAAATCTGGGTTTTCCCAAGAGAATTGGACGTAGAACCAAGATATGATCAAAAAAGTATCAAAGAAGGCGAAAAAATCAATGGATTCCAACAAATCTTATCCCCTAATAAAAATGACGACGGAGTTTGGATTCATCAGGATGCTTGGTTTAATATCGCCAACTTCAAAAAAGGAAACGGTAAAAATTATATGCTGAACAAAAAAGGAAATGGAGTATATGCATTTGTTTTAAAAGGAAGCGCAAAAGTAGGAGACCGTGTCCTGAATGAAAGAGATGGATTAGGGATCTGGGATACCCAAAGTTTTAATATCGAAGCGGTAGAAGATGCAGAAGTATTATTGATGGAAGTCCCAATGGAATTGCCTTCTTATCTTAAATAA
- a CDS encoding bile acid:sodium symporter family protein, with translation MAKIFNKQNVFLLLLIGMVLMAKLIPFDKSYNQYFNLSAFIDWGIAAIFLLYGLKLNLKEVVKDISNWKLHVLIQTGTFILFPLLVLLFYPLVQGSEYYDIWLSVFFLAALPSTVSSSVVMVSIAKGNVTSAIFNASISGLIGIVMTPLLMSFFLTSESGSGDHGEVLQQLLMKVLLPIILGVLLNPVFKKWVTKYASIIAEFDKLIILLIVYESFSTAFIENIFNSVPPVMFLILAFSVVFLFFAVYNILKFISGKMGLNAQDTITVTFCGSKKSLVHGSLFLLVLNIPEDQTVLFLLPVMVYHSFQLFYVSWLASRIAEKSIGNKE, from the coding sequence ATGGCTAAAATTTTTAATAAACAAAACGTTTTTCTTCTTCTCTTGATCGGAATGGTTTTAATGGCAAAACTGATTCCTTTTGATAAATCCTACAATCAATATTTTAATCTTTCAGCCTTTATAGACTGGGGAATCGCTGCAATCTTTTTACTGTATGGGCTAAAATTGAATTTAAAAGAGGTGGTAAAAGATATCTCCAACTGGAAACTGCATGTGCTGATCCAGACTGGAACATTTATTCTTTTCCCTTTATTGGTATTGCTCTTTTACCCTTTGGTCCAAGGTTCCGAATATTATGATATATGGCTTTCTGTATTTTTCCTGGCTGCTTTACCTTCTACCGTTTCATCGTCTGTAGTAATGGTGTCTATTGCAAAAGGGAATGTAACTTCAGCTATTTTCAATGCCTCTATATCCGGATTGATAGGAATTGTGATGACTCCTCTTTTGATGAGCTTTTTCTTAACTTCAGAATCAGGTTCAGGAGATCATGGTGAAGTATTGCAGCAGCTTTTGATGAAAGTTCTCTTGCCAATTATTCTGGGTGTTTTATTGAATCCGGTTTTCAAAAAATGGGTGACAAAATATGCCAGCATCATTGCAGAGTTTGATAAACTTATCATCTTATTAATTGTTTACGAAAGCTTCTCAACAGCATTTATAGAAAATATTTTCAATTCAGTTCCGCCGGTGATGTTTTTGATCTTGGCTTTCAGTGTCGTTTTTCTCTTTTTTGCTGTATATAATATCCTTAAATTCATTTCCGGGAAAATGGGACTCAATGCTCAGGATACCATTACGGTAACTTTCTGTGGCTCAAAAAAATCATTAGTTCACGGAAGTCTTTTTCTGTTGGTTTTGAATATTCCTGAAGATCAGACCGTATTATTTCTGCTTCCGGTTATGGTGTATCACAGTTTTCAATTGTTTTATGTGAGCTGGCTGGCAAGTAGAATTGCAGAAAAGTCAATAGGTAATAAAGAATAA
- a CDS encoding MFS transporter encodes MSSRRIIITVVFLLAFLTGVNFVVFPALGNAFMDSSLFALSASQFGNLFVPQVICIIISCLSAPFLVNKWGPKVILAVGIVLMLASTGSLWFLHYFITEKSLLFPMLLILVACTGMGFGFSITTLNPLAASLFEKENSSAILILQFLVGLGTSTSPLMMNLIGDIKHWMYVPGLIFIVVSLVFIVFLLLKIEKGTFFELPGHFKIPGKLWIFFAAIILYGCVEGTFGSFGGVILKNKGLDNSNASLGLSLFWAGIALNRLLFGIFSKKFDLSLFFITAPLWVGLLLLLLLIYPNIHILLIMMFLIGFFMGSIFPGSIGWGTVEFPAYSVLVSGFLMAANQVGTGVVTNVLGRFSNDISVILGILILFMLFICILFFYLKKGSKIKEAF; translated from the coding sequence ATGAGCTCCAGAAGAATTATAATTACAGTTGTTTTCTTGTTGGCTTTTCTGACTGGGGTAAACTTTGTAGTTTTCCCGGCACTCGGAAATGCTTTTATGGATTCTTCCCTGTTTGCCCTTTCCGCATCTCAGTTTGGCAATTTATTTGTGCCCCAGGTAATCTGTATTATTATTTCATGTTTAAGTGCTCCGTTTTTAGTTAATAAATGGGGGCCAAAGGTTATTCTTGCCGTTGGTATAGTGTTAATGCTTGCTTCAACAGGATCTTTATGGTTTCTGCATTATTTTATAACCGAGAAATCATTGTTATTTCCCATGCTCTTAATTTTGGTTGCATGTACAGGAATGGGATTTGGTTTTTCCATTACAACACTCAATCCTTTGGCTGCTAGTTTATTTGAGAAAGAAAATTCTTCAGCCATTTTAATTCTTCAGTTTCTGGTAGGATTGGGGACATCAACTTCACCATTGATGATGAATCTTATTGGAGATATTAAACACTGGATGTACGTTCCTGGATTAATATTCATTGTGGTGAGTCTAGTATTCATTGTTTTTTTATTACTGAAGATTGAAAAAGGAACATTTTTTGAGCTTCCTGGCCATTTTAAAATCCCTGGAAAACTCTGGATATTTTTTGCAGCGATCATTTTGTATGGTTGTGTAGAAGGTACTTTTGGAAGTTTCGGAGGGGTAATTCTTAAAAATAAAGGGTTGGATAATAGCAATGCAAGCCTTGGCTTATCTTTATTCTGGGCTGGAATTGCCCTTAACCGGCTTTTATTCGGAATATTTTCTAAAAAATTTGATTTGTCTTTGTTTTTTATAACCGCCCCACTTTGGGTCGGTCTTTTACTTTTACTATTGTTGATTTATCCTAATATCCATATTCTATTGATCATGATGTTCTTAATAGGCTTTTTTATGGGAAGCATATTTCCTGGTTCTATCGGATGGGGAACTGTGGAATTTCCAGCATATTCCGTATTGGTTTCCGGGTTTCTTATGGCGGCCAATCAGGTAGGAACGGGAGTTGTTACGAATGTTCTGGGGCGGTTTTCTAATGATATTTCTGTCATTCTTGGAATTTTGATCCTATTTATGCTGTTTATTTGTATTCTATTCTTTTATTTGAAGAAAGGATCTAAAATTAAAGAAGCATTTTAA
- a CDS encoding SusE domain-containing protein translates to MKNIFKILAIAFIGMGLVSCEKDEDQAILNETSQSSISADKTTIVLDKNNVDVTAVNFKWAKSTFNLSIVSTQQIEFGMKGKNFQDSKLIDVVSSPFSMTNKQLNALILGLGGTANVVNEIEVRLMTAVGGAKFYSNVIKLQVTPYILGPVYNYTDLFLIGDATAGGWDNVATNTKLYPLQKSATAGKYSYTGYFAKGGIKLIKHLDHGTSNMEWEQQEHWTQVALREIFR, encoded by the coding sequence ATGAAAAATATATTTAAAATATTAGCAATAGCTTTTATCGGAATGGGACTTGTTTCTTGTGAAAAAGATGAAGACCAGGCTATTCTTAATGAAACTTCGCAAAGCAGTATTTCTGCGGATAAAACAACAATTGTTTTAGACAAAAATAATGTAGATGTTACTGCGGTAAACTTTAAATGGGCGAAATCTACTTTCAATCTTTCTATTGTTTCTACACAACAGATAGAATTTGGAATGAAAGGAAAGAATTTCCAAGATAGTAAATTAATAGATGTTGTATCATCTCCTTTTTCCATGACCAATAAACAGTTGAATGCACTAATATTAGGTCTTGGTGGAACGGCTAATGTTGTTAATGAAATAGAAGTAAGACTTATGACGGCAGTAGGAGGTGCTAAATTTTATTCCAATGTAATAAAGTTACAGGTAACTCCCTATATTTTAGGACCGGTATATAATTATACAGACCTTTTTCTGATTGGTGATGCTACTGCAGGAGGTTGGGATAATGTAGCGACTAATACTAAATTATACCCTTTACAGAAATCCGCTACAGCAGGGAAATATTCCTATACCGGATATTTTGCAAAAGGTGGAATAAAACTAATCAAACACCTGGATCATGGGACTTCCAATATGGAATGGGAGCAGCAGGAACATTGGACGCAAGTGGCTCTTCGGGAAATATTCCGGTAG